The Phycisphaeraceae bacterium genomic sequence GTAAGCTCTGACAGCGAGCGGTACGTGAGTATCTTCTGGCTCAGAGTCATCACCAGATTCTGATATTGGCTGCGGCGTGAGGATTCAACGGATCGCGCTCGTTCGTATTGATGCTGGAGTTTCTCGCCACCCTTCGTCACCGTGTGGATCGAAAAATATTTTTCCTCATCGTCTTGCGTACCGATGAGCGTCTTTAGCTCAGGATGATCGATGCGGATGACCGGATAGTCGTCGGCAATTTCCGGGCGAGTGATCGTATCGAGTAACCACCGCGTCGCGGACATCGGCTTTTTGTTGACGGCAGTACTTTGGTTCGAACTGATGCGGTGGAGCGTCGTCCGCGCAACCGTTTCGATCGGCTTGACCCGGCCGTTATGCAATACGGGAATCCGACCAAATGCTCCCAGATCGTAAAGCGACTTTTCGGCGCGGGGCCGCGATACAACGATGATAAAAATCAACGCTGAAACTGCGGCGAGGATGGGTATGAGGCGTTTCATGAGGTAAAAAATAGGCTACGCCTGTCTCCTCCGTAAAAACGTCACAAGATTCGGTACAAAGTGCAGGATCATTCCGCCGCCGACCAGGATGCACGCGATGTAAGGCAGAATGGCCGCGGGGTTATCCACGATCTGAAGCACCGTTGTATCCGCCATTGGCGCGCCAGCCTGATAGAACGTCTCACCTCGATATCGCAGCGGATGATTCATGTAGATTTCCGCTTCACGACGTTCGTTTCGCTGAGGATCACGGAGTATGACCCTGCTGGCGTATTGTCGGGCGATATTGCTGCCGGGATATTTGTCGTGCTCGAAATCCACGAGAGTCAGCGAGTAGGGTTTTTGATATCGTCGGAAGTCCAGACCAATCCGGTAGGTCTTATCACCAACTTTGATCGTCTGCTCCGTGAGGTGAATCGACACGAGCCAGAGCCCTAGATCCTGATCACCACGGCTCAGGCGCAGGTAAGCGGAGGGGAAGTTCACTTTTTCGAGGCTTAGCTCATCGGGGAGTTCCGCAATAAGCCGGTTTGCGTGCTGGCCGGCCGTCGCGTGAACCACCGTGGGTGGAACTTTCTCCATCGGACCCACGAGTCGGGAATTTCGATAGTAGCGTTCAACGCGAATTTCAAAGGGCAGCCGACTGTCTGTGATTACTTTGCCAGGCAGCAGCCGGGATTGCGGCACGGCGATAAGCGTGTCGTGAAGCGGATTAGAGGTATCAATGACGATCAGTTCAGGATGGCGGACATCTTGAGCCACACTGTTGGTTTGCCCTTCTTGAATAGCCATCTGCATTTCAACGGCGAACATTCCGGTAAAGAGTTCGCCCAGCAGGATGAGAATGATGCCCAGATGTATGGCGATGATGCCGACTCGCTTCCACGAAAGCTTGAATCGCACCGCATGGGCTGCAAGAAGATTGATCAGCATCAACCCGCCGATGACATAACCTCCCGGTACGGGGATTTTCACCGGAAAGTTGATCCGGTATCCGGGAAAGAGCGTCATCCCGCTGGACCAGATGACGAAGCAGCGGAAATAGTCGCGTTGAACGGCAAGGATATCCTGCCCGCTTTGTGCGATGGTGCCGAAATAGACCAGTAGCATCGCGGCCGACAGGAGCGGCACGGTGAGGCGAAGCGATGCGATGGAACGTAGGTCGGATTTCATTCTGGTGGCGGTACCTGTCACGATTCCGTTTTGTAGTTCATGGTCAGCTTAAAACTTCGTTGATTGCACCAAGGCTTCAAATCTGGATTTTTCTCGTTGTAATGCGGTACGACTGCCGGTCATTTTGAATACCCAGGTCACATTGTCGTGCGCTACCAGGCTGACCCCCATCGCCTGCATGGTGGCAGGTTGATCCTCCGCACCGACGATGTAAATGAGCAGGCCCGCGTTTTCACCAACGAAGAAGGATTGAACGACGCCTTCAGGGATTTGAGTGACGGGATCGAGACCGACTTGCTGCCGCCAGCGGTTGAAGTTATCGAGAGGCTTACCGACTCCGCCGGGGAAGGCAGTAACGGCTATTTCCACGCGATCGTCACCATCACCAGTGTGAAATGTGGCAATCCGGGGCGGTGTAGAGGAATCTTCACGGACCCAGCCAGTCGGTGTGGTCCATGTCGGTATAGAACTGGGCACCGCGGGCGGCGGAGCGGTTGACGCAGTCTCTCCAGGCTCAATGATTTTGATCGAGCGGAGAAATGCGTCAAAACTTTCTTTCTGGCTGGTAATCACGTCGAGTGGGCCGGTGAGCTTGAAAAACCATACGCGGCCAGGACGCGGAATGATCGCGCCTAGCATGCGATGGGAAGGAGGAGTGGCAGATGTTTCAGACTCACCCATCCGCCCCTGGAGATCGATGGACAGGCCGACGGCATTCACGGATTGGAACATCACCCCTTCACGTTCAAGGTCAGCATCCGTCGTCGGGCTCAGGTGAAGTTGCCCCCGCCAGCGGTTGACGTTAGCCAGGATGTTCGCCGCATCCCTTCCCGAATCGGAGGCGGAACTGGTAGGAAATTGAAAAACGGTCAGCTCGGCCGGGGTGTTGGGCGTGGTTCCGGGAATGGTGAAGGCCGCATAGCGCATCCCACTGGCAGGCTGGGCTGTCCATCCGGTTGGAACTTGCCATTCGATGCGTGGCTCGCTGGAGTTAGCGGCTGTATTGGCTGTATCCGGGGCTTGCGTGGTCGTCGGTGACTTGGGCACGACTTCCACGCGGATATTGTCGTCTTCACAGCCGGTTACGAAGGCGGAAAGAGCGGTCAGGGATAGTAAAAAAGCGTAACGAATCAAGGTTTAGCCTCAGGAACGGCGGGAGAGGCGGAATTGTAGGATGCCGTCGCGGAGTCTGCGCTGGCAAGGCCACCCGGAAAGCCAAAAAACACGGAAGAATGCCGACCTGCACATGACTGAGGATTTGATGCCAATGCTCGGGTTGCAGCCTCGGAAAGTGAGGCTGCGATGGCTATGCCCCGATGGCTTCAAATGTTTGTCGTGCGGTTAATGGAGAGCTGGTCGGCACGTTGCGATGCTCAGATCCGGTTCGTCAAGGCACAGATCGATCTGCCTCAGGCCCAGCCCCCCGACTACCTGCCGCATCACCGGATCGACGCAAAGGTGGTCGGTGTCGTTGAGGTCGTCGTAACCCGCCAGACGACTGTAGATCGACTGCCGCAGCAGCGCCGTCATCGAGTGGCGGATGTTGGTACCCCTGCGCCAGTCGCTCAGCATTGCGCCAGCCAGCGACGTCAGTGCCAAGACGTCATCGAGGTTCCGGTAGACCAGTAGGCCGCCGTCGCTGCCGACCGTCGCGCCGTGGAACTCCAGCCGGACTGAGCCGTCAAAACCAAGCTTTAGAGCGTCCGTAGTTCGTTTGTAGCACGAACGGCGCTTATTTGGGTTGCGATGCGAAAAACACCATGAAATACGGCCTCAATCGCAACTTGGTTCCATCAAACCTGCAAGGTCATTCAGGAAATCTGGGATGAACGCAGTCTCATATCGCATTCCCTAAAGCTATACCCCCGGATGTGGCCGTTGGGTGCGTCGTCCACGATGTAATTCACCACATAAATCTCGCCATCCTCAAACTGCACGAAGCCTGAGTATCCGGTGTCGGAAGCGGGGCTGCGGTCGAAGTCTATCGGCATGATGCGTGTGTGGGTCTGGTTACGTTCTTCAGCCAGGCAGGAGTTGACGTCCGTCAAAGCAGCCATGAAGTTCTGCGTCCACCAGCCGGTCCAACCTTTACCGCCCTGGCACAGACGGAAAGTGATTAGCACGTTGCCTGATTGCAGCACCTGCGCAACAGGGCGGTGGCATCCGGGCAGGGGAAAGTGGCAGAGAGGGCCCCATGTTTGACCGCCGTCGCGACTGATGGTTTTGAATGCGTCGAGGCCGGCCATGCTGTTTTCGCGAAGGAAGCACACCAGTTCGCCACCAGGCAGTTCGGCGATGCTTCCTTCGCAGAGTTTCAACGCCGGGTCGTGGGCGACCAAGTGCGGCCCCTGCCAGGTCTTGCCCTGGTCATCGCTGGACCAGACACGTTCTTCCCAGCGATCCTGCCCATCGGCCTGACGTCTATGATGAGCCGCCAGCAGCCAGCGGTTTTTGTGAGCGCCATGCTTGAGGACGATCAGTTGGTCGGGCACGATGCCCACGACCGGTGTGGCGACAGGCTCACACCATGTCTGGCCCTCATCTTCGCTGAAGTAGAGCCAGTTACTTTGTTCGCCACGCGCTTCGCTGGCACCTTGCAACCGATCGATAACCACGACTTGGCGGCCATCGGGCAGGGTGGTGATCCGTGGGCAGTTCCACCACACCTGCTTATCCTCGGTCCAGCGAAGCGGCTCGGTGATGGCGCGCTTCGGGCTCCATGTGCGGCCACGGTCGGATGAGTCAGCCACCATGATGCGTGTGTAGTCGCGGTTGCCATGGTGCGTGCACTCAGCAAACACGCAGACAAGCCTGCTGGACTTTGTCAGGGCCACATCGGGCCAAGCTTCATAGATGCTGTCGTCACGGCTGATGATGAATTTTTCGAGCATGACGATATGGCCTTTTGTATTGCAGTATGGGGGCAGACAAACGGGACATAACTGATATTGGGGACGGGCATCCCTGGTTCTCCGCTTCTTAGGCCTGCCCGGCCCCCGACTACCTGCCGCATCACCGGATCGACGCAAAGGCGGTCGGCGTCGTTGAGGTCGTCGTAACCCGCCAGACGACTGTAGATCGACTGCCGCAGCAGTGCCGTCATCGAGTGGCGGATGTTGGTGCCCCTGCGCCAGTCGTTCAGCGCCGTACCGGCCAGCGCGGTCAACGCCAAGGCGTCATCGAGGTTCCGGTAGGCCAGCAGGCCGCCGTCGCTGCCGACCGTCGCGCCGTGGAACAGCAGCCGGACTGAGCCGTCAAAACTGAGCTTTAACGCTTCCTTGCGTGCTTCACCCATTGGGTGGCTCTTCCATGGGGGTACGATCCCGAAAACACCATGAAATACGGCCTAAAACGCAACTTAATTCTATCAAACCTGCAAAGTCATCCAGGAAATCCTAGATAAAGATCGAGCAAGATCGAGAAAACTACGATATCCGCGTTTGCAGACGTGATTAGGAAGGGAGGCGGTAGATTTTGGGGCGAATTTTCGCCGATATGCAGGGGATGGGGACGACGACTGGCAATCCCGCCGGTTTCGTCTAGAATACTCGGCCCCACACACCTTCCTACCTTTGGTTTTTTGACCAGGAGCAGAAAGCGGTATGACTGCCGGCACACAACAACCGCGTGAAAAGAAGCAAATTAAGGGCGTCAATTCGGCTGTGGTCCGTTTCGCCGGTGACTCAGGCGACGGCATGCAGTTGGCGGGGACACAATTTACCGATACGTCTGCGATCCTCGGAAACGACATCGCGACGTTACCCGACTTCCCCGCGGAAATCCGTGCTCCAGCAGGTACGGTTGCTGGTGTTTCAGGATTCCAGATCAACTTCGCCGCAACCCAGATTCATACACCCGGCGACACGGTTCACGCATTGATCGCGATGAACCCCGCTGCATTCAAGGCCCATATCGACGACGTTGAGGTGGGTGGAATCGTCGTGGTCAACGACACGGAGTTCGACAAGGTCAATCTGAAAAAAGCTGGCTATCCGGAAGGCTACAACCCGCTGGATGACGAGAAGTTCATCCACGGCTACAAGCTTTATCGTGTGCCGATCACCAGGCTCAACGCCGAGGCATTGGCCTCGACGGGTATGGGGGCGAAAGACGTCGAACGCTGCAAGAATATGTTCGCACTGGGACTGGTTTACTGGCTCTATGATCGGCCGCTCGACACCACGATCGGCTATCTCGAAGACTACTTTGGTAAGAAAAAGAAGCTGCCGCAGGTTGCTTCAGCAAACGTCACCGCGCTACGGGCGGGCTATTACTTCGGCGAAACGGCGGAAATCTTCCCGGTACGCTACACCGTAGCCAAAGCCCCGATCACTCCGGGTAGATACCGCAAGATCACGGGCAACGAAGCGATTGCGATGGGACTGGTCACCGCCAGCAAACTCGCGAAAAAAGACCTTATTTATTGCAGCTACCCGATCACACCCGCCAGTGACATTCTGCACAGCCTCGCGTCGATGCGGAACTTCGGTGTCAAGACGATGCAGGCTGAGGACGAAATTGCTGCGGTCTGTGCCGCGATTGGCGTCTCTTTCGGCGGTCAACTGGGTGTGACCGGAACCTCCGGCCCTGGATTGGCTCTTAAGAGCGAAGCGATCAACCTGGCGATCATGACTGAGTTGCCGCTGATCATAGTCAACGTCCAACGCGGCGGTCCCTCGACCGGCCTGCCTACTAAAACCGAACAGTCCGACCTTCTCCAGGCGATCTTTGGTCGAAACGGCGATTCGCCTCTGGTGGTCGTCGCGCCGCAATCGCCAGCCGATTGCTTTGATACCACTATCGAAGCCGTTCGCGTGGCGATACGGCATATGGTTCCCGTCATCATCCTCAGCGATGGCTACATCGCCAACGGTGCCGAGCCATGGCGCATACCTGATGCGCACAGCTTTGAACAGATCGAGGTGCGCCATCCGAGTGACCCTGCGAAATTCCAGGCGTATTCCCGTGACGAAAACCTCGCACGTCCGTGGGCGGTGCCCGGGATGAAGGGGCTCGAACACCGTATCGGTGGGCTTGAAAAGCAGGACATCACAGGCAACGTGAGCTACGACGCATCCAACCACCAGCGGATGACCGATCTTCGTCGTGAAAAAGTAGAAAAAGTTGCTGACCACATTCCGACGATCGAGCCGCATGGCGACCACACCGGTGAACTGCTCGTCCTCGGCTGGGGCGGTACCTACGGATCAATTGTCACTGCGGTCGAAGCCTGCCGGAAAAAAGGCATGAGTGTTTCGGCTGCTCATCTGCGATGGCTGAATCCGATGCCCAAAAACCTCGGCGAGGTGCTGCGTCGGTTTAAGAAAGTGCTTATTCCCGAATTGAACACCGGCCAGCTTCGACTGCTTATCCGAGGCAAATATCTCGTGGATGCCCGCGGCCTCAACAAAGTGCAAGGCAAGCCGTTCCTCGTGGAGGAGATTGAACAAGCGATCACACAAATGCTTGATGGCCGGTGGGGTGACGCTGAATTTCAGTCGCCTCGTCGTCATCAGATCAGTGCTGCAGAAGAAGCGGCAGGGTAAAAGTCGGGGGTCTGAAATTCCTGTGAAGGAAGCGGTGCGACGAACCCTCAAAACCGAGAAATACCATGGCTAAGTCAACAGAACTTCCCGTTTTGACAGCAAAAGATTTCGCCTCTGACCAGGATGTGCGCTGGTGTCCCGGTTGCGGTGACTATGCGATTCTCAACCAGGTCCGAAAGGTGATGGCCAAATCGGGTAATACCAGGGAGAACACGGTGTTTGTCTCGGGTATCGGCTGCTCCAGCCGGTTTCCGTATTACATGAACACCTACGGTTTCCACTCGATCCACGGCAGAGCACCGGCTATCGCCAGCGGTGTCAAAATCGCTAACCCGGAGCTTGATGTCTGGATCGTCACAGGTGACGGCGACGGACTATCCATCGGCGGTAACCACCTGCTCCACTTTCTTCGACGCAACATCAATTGCAAGATTCTGCTTTTTAACAACCGCATCTATGGCCTGACCAAAGGTCAGTACTCCCCGACCAGCGAAGAGGGCAAGAAGACCAAGTCGAGCCCGATGGGTTCGATCGAAATGCCGATCTCTCCCATGTCGATGGCGTTGGCGGCAGAAGCGAGTTTCGTTGCGCGGGCGATCGACGTGGACAAGGATCTTGGCACTGTCCTCGAGCGAGCCGCCAAGCACAAAGGTGCTGCATTCATTGAGATTTATCAGGACTGCAATATTTTTAACCACAAAGCTTTTGAGTACGCCACCGACAAAGACACCAAGGAAGAACACACTATCCGGCTGGAACACGGCAAGCCTCTGATCTTCGGTAAAGCTCGTGACAAGGGTATCCGTGTTCACGACCACAAACCGGAAATCGTGAAGCTGGGCGAAAACGGCGTCAAGGAAGATGACCTTCTTTTCCACGACGAGACGGACGAGAGTCTGGCATTCATGCTTTCCCGGATGAGCCACCCTGAGTTCCCGGAGCCGATGGGGGTCTTTTACAGCAACAGCCACGCATGCTATGAGGACTTGCTGGCCAAGCAGGTCGAAGATGCGGTCAAGGCCAAGGGGCTGGGCGACCTGGAAGCACTATTCAGCTCAGGCGAGACCTACTCGCTGGGAGCGTAGTGCGAACAGCCAATGCTTTTCGCCAGAGGGGAGTTTTCAGAATACGACCTGATCTTGCCACCCGTGGATGCGGGCCTTGGCATATCTGATCCCTGAACCTCGTGCCGTGGTAATGCAGATGAGTCAGCTGGAGGGTCGAGCAACTCCCTTGGTTATGTGAAATCCACAGAGGAGAGGGTTGATGTGGAAAACTTTAAAATTCTTGAAAATGTGACTTGTGGTTTGAGTGTTATTTGACTATACTACACGACTTGCGACGTGGGCAGCCGGGCAGGTGATCATACAACGCGTTGGAATTACACACTTTACGCCTACCAGATCGAGGTGATCGATGCTGTTGAAGACGGTGCGCGACTACTCGAAGCGCGGCGACGCGCTATCAGTACCTAACCTTGTGGAAGTTCAGCAGGCCGCCTATGAGCGGTTTCTCCAGCTGGATTCCGAACACGACAAGCGAGATACGCAGATGGGACTCGAATCCCTTCTGCGTGAAGTATTCCCGATTGTTTCCTACGACGGGAATATGAAGCTTGAGTATCTCTACTACAAACTTGACGAGCCGCGTTATACGCCCGACGAGTGCCGACAACTGCGGCTGACCTTTGGCCGGCCGTTCCGCATCGGCGTCAAGCTCGAGCGCAAGGACGTAGCTGAGGTTCCCCAGGAGGAGATCTATCTGGGTGAAATCCCCATCCTGATGGGTGGCGGCGAGTTCATCATCAATGGTGCTGAGCGCGTCATCGTCAATCAGCTGCACCGCTCGCCTGGTGTGGACTTTTCAATCGCGTCCGCTGAGGCCGACCGGCCGTTGCATTCGGCTCGCATCATTCCCGAACGCGGTTCATGGATTGAACTGGAGGTATCCAAGAAGGATGTCCTCCAGATGCGCATCGATCAGTCCACCAAAATCCCTTCGACGACGTTCCTCCGCGCTATTGACGAGAACTACTCGACCACGGAAAAAATCATCCGCGCGTTCTACGACGTGCAGAAGATCGAAGTGGCTAAGCTCAAGCCTGAGCACTTCGCGGCCAGCGCGATCATCGACAAGGAGACGGGTGAGGAGCTTGTCCGATCAGGTGCTGTCATCGGCGAGGCAATCGAGAAGATTCTCGCATCGAATCTCAAAACTGTTGAAGTCATCGTCGATGTGACCGACGAACTGATCCTCAACACGATCGCTGATGAACGCGCCCACGAGTTGAATGTGAAGGTCAGCGAGCACGAAGCTGCGCTTCTGCACCTCTATGCACGTCTGCGCCCGGGAAATCCGCCGCAAGTCGAAAAAGCGCGACAGCTTTTCGCTGAGAAGTTCTTTGACGTGAACCGTTACCGGCTGGGTAAGGTCGGCCGCTTCCGTATCAACCGGAAGTTTGACCTCCGCACGCCTGAGGACAAGATGGCTTTGACCGCTGAGGATTTCCTCCAGGTCATTCGCTACATCCTCGATCTGCGTTCCAACCGAAACAAAGCCCACGTTGATGACATTGACCATCTGGGGAATCGCCGTCTCCGTACGCTCGACGAGCTTGCGGTAGAGGAGATGCGTAAGGGTTTCCTCAAGCTCCGCCGCACCGTTCAGGAGCGGATGAGCGTCAAAGACCCTGACGAGTTGGCGAAGATTGCAGACCTGATCAACTCCAAGAGCATCAGCTCATCGGTCGATCACTTCTTCGGTCGCGGTGAACTGTCTCAGGTCGTCGATCAGACGAATCCGCTGTCGCAGTTGACGCATGAGCGGCGGCTCTCGGCATTAGGTCCCGGCGGGCTCAACCGCAAGCGTGCCGGGTTTGAGGTGCGCGACGTACACATCTCGCACTATGGCCGTATCTGCCCGATCGAAACGCCTGAAGGCACGAATATCGGCCTTATCGCTTCGCTGGGGATTTACTCGAAGATTGATGAGTACGGCTTCCTTTTGACGCCGTACCGCATTGTTAAAAATCATAAAACCAGCACCAGCGATGTCGCCTACCTTCGTGCCGACGAGGAGATGAAGATCACTCTTGGCCCGACCGATGCGATCGAGCCTGACGGCAAGCTCAAGAAGGGCAACGTGCTGGCTCGCGTGGACGGCGATCTGGCGCAGGTGGACAGCACGACGATCCAGTACATCGATATCAGCCCCAAGCAGATCGTGGGTGTGTCAGCAGCCCTGATTCCGTTCCTCGAGCACGACGACGCAAACCGTGCACTGATGGGATCGAACATGCAGCGGCAGGCTGTTCCCCTGGTGAAGACGGAACCTCCGTGTGTGGGTACCGGTCTCGAAAAGGAAATCCCCAAGTACTCAGGCATGCTGGTTCGCGCACGAAATGCGGGGACCGTGACCTTCGTCGATGCGACACGGATCATTGTTGACAACGCCGACGAATACGAACTGCGGAAATTTGTCGGCCTTAACGAGCGTACATGCCTCAATCAAAAGCCAATCGTAAAGCTCGGCCAGAAGGTCAAGCGCAACCAGATCATCGCCGACGGTGCCGCAACTTATCAGGGTGAACTGGCACTGGGTAAGAACGTGCTCGTCGCGTTCAATACGTTTGATGGCTACAACTTCGAAGACGCGATTGTCATCAACGAGCGTCTTGTGAAGGGTGACGTATTCACCTCGATCCACATCGAAGAGTTCGATGTGGAGATCCGTGAGACGAAACTTGGTCGCGAGGAATTCACCCGTGATATCCCCAACGTCAGCGAAAAGACGCTGAGCATGTTGGATGACATGGGCGTGATTCGCATCGGTGCGTTCGTCAAGCCCGGCGACATCCTCGTGGGTAAGGTAAGCCCCAAATCCAAGAGCGAACTGTCACCCGAAGAGAAACTGCTGCACGCGATCTTCGGCAGAGCTGGCGAAGACGTGAAGAACGACTCGCTCGAAGTACCCGCGGGTACGGAAGGCATCGTGATCGCGGCCAAGCGGTTCAGCCGTCGCATGCACCTTAACGAGGACCAGAAGAAGGCTCTCAAGCGCGAGATGCGTGACTATGAGGCCGAGATGGACAAACGCCGCGCGGACCTCTTCCGCCAGATGGTGGATCAGATCAACGAGGTTACCGGCACACCGATGGTTGACCCCGGCACCAAGCAGAAAGTCGGTGCCAGCGACATCACGGAAGTCGTGGTGGAGCAGGTGGACGGCTTCAGCCTTGACTGGGTCAAGGGATCCAAGGCCGCACGTCAGCAGGCCGAGCAGATTTACGGTCAGTTCTGGCCTCGCATCGATGCGGTCAAGAAGGAACGCGAGCGTCGTCTGTCACACATGAAGCGCGGCGACGAACTGCCATCAGGCGTGCTTGAAATGGTCAAGGTCTATCTGGCCACCAAGCGACATTTGTCGGTCGGTGACAAGATGGCCGGTCGTCACGGCAACAAGGGTGTTATTGCCCGTATCGTGCCGGAGGAAGAAATGCCGTTCCTTGAGGACGGTACAGCCGTGGATGTTCTGCTCAATCCGCTGGGCGTGCCTTCACGTATGAACGTCGGCCAGATCCTTGAAACGCATCTGGGTTGGGCGTGCGGCGTGCTGGGCTTCCAGGCGATCACTCCGGTATTCGACGGTGCGACGGAGGCTGAGATTCATGCCGCCATTGCCGAGGCTAATGATTATGTGGACAAACGTACCGTTGAATTGGCGGAGCAGAACAAGTCTCCTGAGCCGCACGAAATTCTGGCGAAGATGCCGCCGGGCGGCAAGATTCAGCTTTACGATGGCCGCACAGGTGAACCGTTCGATCAGAAGACAACGGTTGGTTACATGTACCTTCTGAAACTCCACCATCTGGTGGATGACAAGATTCACGCCCGCGCGACGGGTCCATACTCACTGATCACTCAGCAGCCGCTGGGTGGTAAGGCTCGCACAGGCGGTCAGCGGTTTGGTGAGATGGAGGTGTGGGGTCTTGAAGCGTACGGTGCCGCGTACGTGCTTCAAGAACTGCTGACGGTCAAGAGCGATGACGTGGAAGGCCGGACCAAGATTTACGAGTCGATGGTCAAAGGCACCAACACGCTGGAAGCGGGT encodes the following:
- a CDS encoding cytochrome c biogenesis protein ResB, with product MKSDLRSIASLRLTVPLLSAAMLLVYFGTIAQSGQDILAVQRDYFRCFVIWSSGMTLFPGYRINFPVKIPVPGGYVIGGLMLINLLAAHAVRFKLSWKRVGIIAIHLGIILILLGELFTGMFAVEMQMAIQEGQTNSVAQDVRHPELIVIDTSNPLHDTLIAVPQSRLLPGKVITDSRLPFEIRVERYYRNSRLVGPMEKVPPTVVHATAGQHANRLIAELPDELSLEKVNFPSAYLRLSRGDQDLGLWLVSIHLTEQTIKVGDKTYRIGLDFRRYQKPYSLTLVDFEHDKYPGSNIARQYASRVILRDPQRNERREAEIYMNHPLRYRGETFYQAGAPMADTTVLQIVDNPAAILPYIACILVGGGMILHFVPNLVTFLRRRQA
- a CDS encoding transposase, which gives rise to MSWCFSHRNPNKRRSCYKRTTDALKLGFDGSVRLEFHGATVGSDGGLLVYRNLDDVLALTSLAGAMLSDWRRGTNIRHSMTALLRQSIYSRLAGYDDLNDTDHLCVDPVMRQVVGGLGLRQIDLCLDEPDLSIATCRPALH
- a CDS encoding exo-alpha-sialidase encodes the protein MLEKFIISRDDSIYEAWPDVALTKSSRLVCVFAECTHHGNRDYTRIMVADSSDRGRTWSPKRAITEPLRWTEDKQVWWNCPRITTLPDGRQVVVIDRLQGASEARGEQSNWLYFSEDEGQTWCEPVATPVVGIVPDQLIVLKHGAHKNRWLLAAHHRRQADGQDRWEERVWSSDDQGKTWQGPHLVAHDPALKLCEGSIAELPGGELVCFLRENSMAGLDAFKTISRDGGQTWGPLCHFPLPGCHRPVAQVLQSGNVLITFRLCQGGKGWTGWWTQNFMAALTDVNSCLAEERNQTHTRIMPIDFDRSPASDTGYSGFVQFEDGEIYVVNYIVDDAPNGHIRGYSFRECDMRLRSSQIS
- a CDS encoding transposase, whose protein sequence is MGEARKEALKLSFDGSVRLLFHGATVGSDGGLLAYRNLDDALALTALAGTALNDWRRGTNIRHSMTALLRQSIYSRLAGYDDLNDADRLCVDPVMRQVVGGRAGLRSGEPGMPVPNISYVPFVCPHTAIQKAISSCSKNSSSAVTTASMKLGPMWP
- a CDS encoding 2-oxoacid:acceptor oxidoreductase subunit alpha gives rise to the protein MTAGTQQPREKKQIKGVNSAVVRFAGDSGDGMQLAGTQFTDTSAILGNDIATLPDFPAEIRAPAGTVAGVSGFQINFAATQIHTPGDTVHALIAMNPAAFKAHIDDVEVGGIVVVNDTEFDKVNLKKAGYPEGYNPLDDEKFIHGYKLYRVPITRLNAEALASTGMGAKDVERCKNMFALGLVYWLYDRPLDTTIGYLEDYFGKKKKLPQVASANVTALRAGYYFGETAEIFPVRYTVAKAPITPGRYRKITGNEAIAMGLVTASKLAKKDLIYCSYPITPASDILHSLASMRNFGVKTMQAEDEIAAVCAAIGVSFGGQLGVTGTSGPGLALKSEAINLAIMTELPLIIVNVQRGGPSTGLPTKTEQSDLLQAIFGRNGDSPLVVVAPQSPADCFDTTIEAVRVAIRHMVPVIILSDGYIANGAEPWRIPDAHSFEQIEVRHPSDPAKFQAYSRDENLARPWAVPGMKGLEHRIGGLEKQDITGNVSYDASNHQRMTDLRREKVEKVADHIPTIEPHGDHTGELLVLGWGGTYGSIVTAVEACRKKGMSVSAAHLRWLNPMPKNLGEVLRRFKKVLIPELNTGQLRLLIRGKYLVDARGLNKVQGKPFLVEEIEQAITQMLDGRWGDAEFQSPRRHQISAAEEAAG
- a CDS encoding 2-oxoacid:ferredoxin oxidoreductase subunit beta encodes the protein MAKSTELPVLTAKDFASDQDVRWCPGCGDYAILNQVRKVMAKSGNTRENTVFVSGIGCSSRFPYYMNTYGFHSIHGRAPAIASGVKIANPELDVWIVTGDGDGLSIGGNHLLHFLRRNINCKILLFNNRIYGLTKGQYSPTSEEGKKTKSSPMGSIEMPISPMSMALAAEASFVARAIDVDKDLGTVLERAAKHKGAAFIEIYQDCNIFNHKAFEYATDKDTKEEHTIRLEHGKPLIFGKARDKGIRVHDHKPEIVKLGENGVKEDDLLFHDETDESLAFMLSRMSHPEFPEPMGVFYSNSHACYEDLLAKQVEDAVKAKGLGDLEALFSSGETYSLGA
- the rpoB gene encoding DNA-directed RNA polymerase subunit beta, coding for MLLKTVRDYSKRGDALSVPNLVEVQQAAYERFLQLDSEHDKRDTQMGLESLLREVFPIVSYDGNMKLEYLYYKLDEPRYTPDECRQLRLTFGRPFRIGVKLERKDVAEVPQEEIYLGEIPILMGGGEFIINGAERVIVNQLHRSPGVDFSIASAEADRPLHSARIIPERGSWIELEVSKKDVLQMRIDQSTKIPSTTFLRAIDENYSTTEKIIRAFYDVQKIEVAKLKPEHFAASAIIDKETGEELVRSGAVIGEAIEKILASNLKTVEVIVDVTDELILNTIADERAHELNVKVSEHEAALLHLYARLRPGNPPQVEKARQLFAEKFFDVNRYRLGKVGRFRINRKFDLRTPEDKMALTAEDFLQVIRYILDLRSNRNKAHVDDIDHLGNRRLRTLDELAVEEMRKGFLKLRRTVQERMSVKDPDELAKIADLINSKSISSSVDHFFGRGELSQVVDQTNPLSQLTHERRLSALGPGGLNRKRAGFEVRDVHISHYGRICPIETPEGTNIGLIASLGIYSKIDEYGFLLTPYRIVKNHKTSTSDVAYLRADEEMKITLGPTDAIEPDGKLKKGNVLARVDGDLAQVDSTTIQYIDISPKQIVGVSAALIPFLEHDDANRALMGSNMQRQAVPLVKTEPPCVGTGLEKEIPKYSGMLVRARNAGTVTFVDATRIIVDNADEYELRKFVGLNERTCLNQKPIVKLGQKVKRNQIIADGAATYQGELALGKNVLVAFNTFDGYNFEDAIVINERLVKGDVFTSIHIEEFDVEIRETKLGREEFTRDIPNVSEKTLSMLDDMGVIRIGAFVKPGDILVGKVSPKSKSELSPEEKLLHAIFGRAGEDVKNDSLEVPAGTEGIVIAAKRFSRRMHLNEDQKKALKREMRDYEAEMDKRRADLFRQMVDQINEVTGTPMVDPGTKQKVGASDITEVVVEQVDGFSLDWVKGSKAARQQAEQIYGQFWPRIDAVKKERERRLSHMKRGDELPSGVLEMVKVYLATKRHLSVGDKMAGRHGNKGVIARIVPEEEMPFLEDGTAVDVLLNPLGVPSRMNVGQILETHLGWACGVLGFQAITPVFDGATEAEIHAAIAEANDYVDKRTVELAEQNKSPEPHEILAKMPPGGKIQLYDGRTGEPFDQKTTVGYMYLLKLHHLVDDKIHARATGPYSLITQQPLGGKARTGGQRFGEMEVWGLEAYGAAYVLQELLTVKSDDVEGRTKIYESMVKGTNTLEAGMPVAFDVLCNEIKGLGLNITLEKAPLEGSNIL